In a single window of the Bacillus clarus genome:
- a CDS encoding D-amino-acid transaminase, which yields MGRKLAYERFVLWNDTIIDTHTQQPYIELEERGLQFGDGVYEVIRLYKGNFHLLDPHLTRLYRSMDEIELTLPFSKAELITLLYKLIENNNFHEDGTIYLQVSRGVQTRSHTFSFDVTPTIYAYISKKERPALWIEYGIRAISEPDTRWLRCDIKSLNLLPNVLAYTKAERKGCKEALLIRNGIVTEGSHSNFFLVKNGTLYTHPANHLILNGIIRQYILSLATTLQIPVQEELFSIRDAYNADECFFTGTTIEILPMTHLDGTTIQDGQVGPITKKLQKAFIQSFSNSSISLP from the coding sequence ATGGGACGTAAATTGGCATACGAAAGATTTGTATTATGGAACGATACGATTATTGATACACATACGCAACAACCGTACATAGAGCTCGAAGAAAGGGGATTACAATTTGGGGATGGTGTTTATGAAGTTATTCGTCTCTATAAAGGTAATTTCCACTTATTAGATCCGCATTTAACACGATTATATCGTTCCATGGACGAAATTGAATTAACACTTCCTTTTTCCAAAGCAGAACTCATTACATTACTCTACAAATTAATTGAAAATAATAATTTTCATGAGGACGGAACGATTTATCTACAAGTATCCCGCGGCGTACAAACTCGTTCTCATACATTTTCTTTTGATGTAACCCCGACGATCTATGCTTATATTTCAAAGAAGGAAAGACCTGCGTTATGGATTGAATATGGAATACGGGCTATATCTGAACCAGATACACGCTGGCTTCGCTGCGATATTAAATCGTTAAATTTATTACCAAATGTATTAGCTTATACGAAAGCTGAACGCAAAGGTTGTAAGGAGGCTCTTCTCATTCGCAACGGTATCGTTACTGAAGGTAGCCATTCTAACTTCTTTCTTGTGAAAAACGGTACACTTTATACACATCCTGCTAATCATCTCATTTTAAACGGTATCATTCGTCAATACATACTATCTCTAGCCACTACACTTCAAATACCAGTACAAGAAGAATTGTTTAGTATTCGTGATGCTTACAATGCAGACGAGTGCTTTTTTACGGGAACAACAATCGAAATTCTACCTATGACCCACCTTGATGGGACTACAATTCAAGATGGCCAAGTTGGCCCTATTACAAAAAAATTGCAAAAAGCGTTTATACAGAGTTTCTCAAATTCTAGCATTTCATTACCTTAA
- the thiC gene encoding phosphomethylpyrimidine synthase ThiC yields MKQSVSAEQIELKSSLPGSKKVYVDGPREGMKVPMREIAQSDTNGVPNPPIRVYDTSGPYTDPAYKVELEKGIPTPRHSWIVERGDVEEYVGREIKPEDDGVKATSKHTPVFPQMDRKPLRAKKGANVTQMHYARNGIITSEMEYIAIREGVEPEFVRKEIAEGRAILPANINHPEAEPMIIGRNFHVKVNANIGNSAVSSSIAEEVEKMTWATRWGADTIMDLSTGKNIHTTREWIIRNAPVPVGTVPIYQALEKVNGIAEDLTWEVYRDTLIEQAEQGVDYFTIHAGVLLRYIPITAKRTTGIVSRGGSIMAQWCLFHHKENFLYTHFEEICEIMKQYDVSFSLGDGLRPGSIADANDEAQFSELETLGELTKIAWKHDVQVMIEGPGHVPMHLIKENMEKELDICQGAPFYTLGPLTTDIAPGYDHITSAIGAAMIGWFGTAMLCYVTPKEHLGLPNKDDVREGVITYKIAAHAADLAKGHKTAHQRDDALSKARFEFRWRDQFNLSLDPERAMEYHDETLPAEGAKTAHFCSMCGPKFCSMRISHDIREYAKENDLETTEAIEKGMKEKAEEFKEAGSHLYQ; encoded by the coding sequence ATGAAGCAGTCTGTTTCAGCTGAGCAAATTGAATTGAAGTCGAGTTTACCAGGGAGTAAGAAAGTTTATGTAGATGGACCACGTGAAGGTATGAAAGTACCGATGCGTGAGATTGCACAAAGTGATACGAATGGCGTGCCGAATCCACCAATTCGTGTGTATGATACGAGTGGTCCATACACGGATCCTGCGTATAAAGTGGAGCTGGAAAAGGGGATTCCAACGCCTCGTCACTCTTGGATCGTTGAGCGCGGAGATGTTGAAGAGTATGTGGGACGCGAAATTAAACCTGAGGATGACGGTGTAAAAGCGACTTCGAAACATACACCTGTTTTCCCGCAAATGGATCGTAAGCCTCTTAGAGCGAAGAAAGGTGCGAACGTAACGCAAATGCATTATGCGCGTAATGGAATTATTACATCTGAGATGGAATATATTGCGATTCGTGAAGGGGTAGAACCAGAATTTGTTCGGAAAGAAATTGCGGAAGGTCGTGCGATTTTACCAGCTAATATTAACCATCCAGAAGCAGAACCGATGATTATCGGTCGTAATTTCCATGTGAAGGTAAATGCTAACATTGGAAACTCCGCTGTATCTTCTTCCATTGCGGAAGAAGTAGAGAAGATGACGTGGGCAACGCGCTGGGGTGCAGATACAATTATGGATTTATCCACGGGTAAAAATATTCATACAACGCGTGAATGGATTATTCGTAATGCGCCTGTACCAGTTGGAACAGTGCCAATTTACCAAGCATTAGAAAAAGTAAATGGGATTGCGGAAGATTTAACGTGGGAAGTGTATCGTGATACGTTAATTGAGCAGGCGGAGCAGGGCGTTGATTACTTTACGATTCATGCTGGAGTATTACTTCGTTACATTCCAATTACCGCAAAGCGTACGACAGGTATCGTTTCCCGCGGTGGTTCTATTATGGCGCAGTGGTGTTTATTCCATCATAAAGAAAACTTCCTGTACACTCATTTTGAAGAGATTTGCGAAATTATGAAACAGTACGATGTTTCATTCTCTCTCGGAGATGGATTACGTCCGGGTTCTATTGCAGATGCAAATGACGAAGCGCAATTTTCTGAGCTTGAAACGCTTGGTGAATTAACAAAAATCGCTTGGAAGCATGATGTGCAAGTTATGATTGAAGGGCCAGGGCATGTACCGATGCATTTAATTAAAGAGAATATGGAGAAAGAACTTGATATTTGCCAAGGCGCTCCATTTTATACACTCGGGCCGCTAACGACAGATATCGCACCAGGTTATGACCATATTACGTCTGCGATTGGTGCCGCGATGATTGGTTGGTTTGGAACTGCGATGCTTTGTTATGTAACACCGAAAGAGCATTTAGGCTTGCCGAATAAAGATGATGTTCGTGAAGGTGTTATTACGTACAAAATCGCAGCGCATGCAGCTGATCTTGCGAAAGGGCATAAAACGGCTCATCAGCGTGATGATGCACTTTCAAAAGCACGCTTTGAATTCCGTTGGCGCGATCAATTTAACTTATCGTTAGACCCTGAACGCGCAATGGAGTATCATGATGAAACATTGCCAGCAGAAGGGGCGAAAACAGCTCATTTCTGTTCAATGTGTGGACCGAAGTTCTGTAGTATGAGAATATCTCATGATATTCGTGAGTATGCGAAAGAAAATGATTTAGAAACAACAGAAGCAATTGAAAAAGGAATGAAAGAGAAAGCGGAAGAATTTAAAGAAGCTGGTAGTCATTTATATCAATAA
- the lldP gene encoding L-lactate permease: MGTWSQVYDPFGNIWISAAVALIPIIFFFLALAVFRMKGYVAGFITVVLTIFVALFAYKMPFTMAMAATGYGFLYGLWPIAWIIVTSVFLYKISVKTGQFDVIRASVLSITNDHRLLVILIGFSFGAFLEGAAGFGAPVAITAALLAGLGLNPLYAAGLCLIANTAPVAFGAMGIPITVAGQVTGIDPHKIGQMAGHQLPFLSLFVPFFIVFLMDGFKGVRQTWPALFVAGSSFAIIQFITATFLGPELPDITSALVSLVSLSLFLKVWQPKEIYQSKQVNNEVAATTSATSMPRLTAGKVVKAWSPFIILTVMVVIWSQGFFKVLFAPGGALESLVFKFQIPGLHNLVMKAEPIVNKPTPYEAILKFDVLSATGTAILIACIISIFVLKMSAKDAVETFKETLNELKMPILSIGFVLGFAFIANYSGLSSTLALALAGTGSLFPFFSPFLGWLGVFLTGSDTSANALFSNLQAITAQQVGVKEVLLVAANTTGGVTGKMISPQSIAIACAAVGLAGKESDLFRFTVKHSLFFVIIVGIMTYVQAYYLTWMIP; encoded by the coding sequence ATGGGCACATGGTCACAAGTTTACGATCCGTTCGGTAACATTTGGATTTCCGCAGCGGTGGCACTTATTCCAATTATCTTTTTTTTCTTAGCGTTAGCAGTTTTCAGAATGAAGGGGTATGTGGCAGGATTTATTACAGTGGTATTAACGATTTTCGTTGCGCTATTTGCGTATAAAATGCCGTTTACAATGGCGATGGCAGCAACTGGGTACGGTTTCTTATATGGATTATGGCCAATTGCATGGATTATCGTTACGTCGGTATTTTTATATAAAATTTCTGTGAAAACAGGTCAATTCGATGTCATTCGTGCATCGGTATTATCAATTACGAATGATCACCGTTTACTCGTTATTTTAATTGGATTTTCATTTGGAGCATTTTTGGAAGGGGCAGCAGGATTTGGAGCACCGGTAGCAATCACAGCGGCACTTCTTGCTGGTCTTGGATTAAATCCTTTATATGCAGCGGGACTTTGTTTAATTGCAAATACCGCACCAGTAGCGTTCGGCGCGATGGGGATACCAATTACGGTTGCTGGACAAGTAACTGGTATTGATCCACATAAAATTGGACAAATGGCAGGGCATCAATTACCGTTCTTATCATTATTTGTTCCATTCTTTATCGTATTTTTAATGGATGGTTTTAAAGGAGTAAGACAAACGTGGCCTGCATTATTTGTGGCAGGGAGTTCATTTGCGATTATACAATTTATTACAGCGACATTTTTAGGACCAGAACTTCCGGATATTACTTCAGCACTTGTAAGTTTAGTCAGTTTATCGCTGTTCTTAAAAGTTTGGCAGCCGAAAGAAATTTATCAATCAAAACAAGTGAATAATGAAGTAGCAGCAACAACTTCAGCAACATCGATGCCAAGGCTAACAGCAGGAAAAGTAGTGAAAGCATGGTCTCCGTTTATTATCTTAACTGTCATGGTAGTCATTTGGAGTCAGGGTTTCTTTAAAGTGCTATTTGCTCCGGGCGGGGCATTAGAAAGTCTTGTATTTAAGTTTCAAATTCCAGGTCTGCATAACTTAGTAATGAAAGCAGAGCCGATTGTAAATAAACCAACGCCTTACGAAGCAATCTTGAAATTTGATGTATTATCAGCAACTGGAACAGCGATTTTAATAGCTTGTATCATTTCTATATTTGTATTGAAAATGAGTGCAAAAGATGCGGTAGAGACATTTAAAGAAACGTTAAACGAATTAAAAATGCCAATTCTATCTATTGGATTCGTATTAGGATTTGCATTTATCGCAAACTATTCTGGTTTATCGTCTACACTTGCATTAGCGTTAGCTGGAACTGGTAGCCTATTCCCATTCTTTTCACCGTTCCTTGGTTGGCTTGGAGTATTCTTAACGGGATCTGATACGTCAGCGAACGCATTATTCTCTAATTTACAAGCGATTACAGCGCAGCAAGTTGGCGTGAAAGAGGTATTACTTGTTGCGGCAAATACAACAGGTGGTGTAACAGGTAAAATGATTTCTCCGCAATCAATTGCGATCGCTTGTGCAGCGGTTGGTCTTGCTGGAAAAGAATCTGACCTATTCCGTTTTACGGTAAAACATAGTTTATTCTTCGTGATTATTGTTGGAATTATGACGTATGTCCAAGCATATTATTTAACGTGGATGATTCCGTAA
- a CDS encoding metal-binding protein has product MPSGRTHTKINLLSLPIVLFMLVSYGLTNFDFLVTFAMGFLVGTFFLTPDLDTYSNAYNKWGLLRIFWYPYKKVMPHRSFFTHTIIIGDVIRIAYMLIVFSPFLFLLNVIALDGNLIEIAKAHEVEIVTFVMGIIMASTLHIIADKVNTRRKKLMRKKKKRRRR; this is encoded by the coding sequence ATGCCATCAGGAAGAACGCATACGAAGATAAACCTACTTTCTCTTCCGATTGTTTTGTTTATGCTCGTTTCGTATGGATTAACAAATTTTGATTTTTTAGTAACTTTTGCAATGGGATTTTTAGTAGGTACTTTCTTTTTAACACCGGACTTAGATACCTATAGTAACGCTTATAATAAGTGGGGATTGCTGCGGATTTTTTGGTATCCATATAAGAAAGTAATGCCTCATCGTTCCTTCTTCACGCATACGATTATAATTGGGGATGTTATTCGTATTGCGTACATGTTAATCGTGTTTTCTCCGTTTTTATTCTTATTAAATGTAATAGCGCTGGACGGGAATTTAATAGAAATTGCGAAGGCACACGAGGTTGAAATTGTAACGTTTGTAATGGGAATTATAATGGCGAGTACGCTCCATATTATAGCGGATAAGGTGAATACACGCCGAAAAAAACTTATGCGAAAAAAGAAAAAGAGACGAAGAAGATAG
- a CDS encoding cytochrome ubiquinol oxidase subunit I, which translates to MDTVTLSRAFFGSSLAFHIIFATLGIGLSLMIFISEVLYHWKKDSDYAVMAKRWTKAFAILLGVAIPTGTIVGVQISLLWPGFAKIVGQVISVPFQIEIFAFFLEALFMSIYVYAADKLPPFMRLVSLFFVMLGATASAVLITSANTWMNTPAGFSMNPDGSVFNVDPWKAFFNPSFFTSSFHVVITAYATGAAVIASIAGFKLLKRNISAREIAYHKKGLFLGLVVTFITGATMWLSGHESAIALHKHSPEKLASAEALFETTSHAPLSLGGVVDPETLELNYALEIPNMLSLLVGLDPTTVVKGLNEFPRETWPPFYTHTLFNLMVGTAAFTFAVATIALLYWYFIYRKKGAELPKWLLWGTAACGPIMMLGIEFGWIFSCSGRQPWTIYGMQRTTDAATRADFVGPLFILFIVLYIGLGVLTVFVLRTFFKRHPLKNDLQHQGGDSHA; encoded by the coding sequence ATGGATACTGTTACATTATCGCGGGCCTTCTTTGGTTCATCGCTAGCATTCCACATTATCTTTGCAACACTTGGAATCGGACTTTCTTTAATGATTTTTATAAGTGAAGTGTTATATCACTGGAAGAAAGATTCGGATTATGCTGTTATGGCGAAAAGGTGGACAAAAGCTTTCGCTATCCTTCTTGGGGTAGCCATTCCAACCGGAACAATTGTCGGGGTACAAATTTCACTCCTTTGGCCGGGATTCGCCAAAATTGTTGGTCAAGTTATTTCAGTTCCCTTTCAAATCGAGATTTTCGCCTTCTTTTTAGAGGCTTTATTCATGTCTATTTACGTATATGCGGCGGATAAATTACCTCCATTTATGAGGTTAGTTTCCCTCTTTTTCGTTATGCTCGGCGCTACAGCATCCGCCGTGCTAATTACATCCGCAAATACATGGATGAATACACCAGCGGGCTTTTCCATGAATCCCGATGGTTCTGTTTTTAACGTTGATCCGTGGAAAGCATTCTTTAATCCAAGCTTTTTCACAAGCTCATTCCATGTTGTTATTACGGCTTATGCAACTGGAGCGGCTGTCATCGCTTCTATCGCTGGATTTAAACTATTAAAAAGAAATATAAGTGCACGGGAAATTGCTTACCATAAAAAAGGATTATTTTTAGGGCTTGTCGTTACCTTTATCACAGGTGCAACGATGTGGCTGTCTGGACACGAATCTGCAATTGCCTTACATAAACATTCACCAGAAAAACTGGCATCAGCTGAAGCTTTATTTGAAACGACATCACATGCTCCTTTGTCCCTCGGCGGAGTTGTTGATCCTGAAACGCTTGAACTAAACTACGCTTTAGAAATCCCTAATATGCTCAGCCTATTAGTTGGTCTAGATCCTACTACAGTTGTAAAAGGATTAAACGAATTTCCGCGCGAAACATGGCCACCATTTTATACACATACGCTTTTTAATTTAATGGTCGGTACCGCTGCATTTACTTTTGCCGTCGCAACGATCGCTCTTCTATATTGGTATTTTATTTATCGAAAAAAAGGAGCAGAATTACCGAAATGGTTACTATGGGGAACTGCAGCTTGCGGACCGATTATGATGCTCGGTATTGAATTTGGGTGGATCTTTAGCTGTAGCGGTCGTCAGCCTTGGACGATTTATGGAATGCAGCGTACAACGGATGCTGCCACACGTGCTGATTTCGTAGGACCTCTATTTATTTTATTCATCGTTTTATATATCGGACTTGGTGTATTAACAGTTTTTGTACTTCGAACATTCTTTAAGAGACACCCATTAAAAAATGATTTACAACATCAAGGAGGAGATTCCCATGCATGA
- a CDS encoding arsenic transporter: protein MSIEIWITIVVFFFTMVVIFWRPRGLNEAWPAAVGAGIILVTGLVSKTDVMDIISKIGGASITIVATIVMAVILESFGFFHWSAAKLANLAKGSGHRLYWYIQLLCFLMTLLFNNDGSILITTPILILLLKNLQLKPHQQIPYLLSGALIATASSAPIGVSNIVNLIALNIVNMTLYMHTAMMFVPATLGLLFMSWLMYTVLKKKLPERLPVSSYDIEEIFFTKNFHPLKGKNSVDTKQKRTKFMLKVLFFVFLMRCLLFVASFLSIPIEIVAVLGSLVLLIWRWYYLRTNPIDILKKTPWHILIFAFSMYVIIYGLHNAGLTAALVQWLEPVVNQHLLYASFAMGGLVSILSNVFNNHPALMIGTITLTEMGLDPITLKTIYLANIIGSDIGSLLLPIGTLASLIWMYILKQNKIKIKWKDYLSVSLIVIPLTTVVTLFLLFYWVHLFFAL, encoded by the coding sequence ATGAGTATTGAAATATGGATTACTATTGTCGTATTTTTCTTCACTATGGTCGTTATCTTTTGGCGTCCTCGAGGTTTAAATGAAGCATGGCCCGCTGCAGTCGGTGCTGGTATCATTCTCGTTACAGGACTCGTATCAAAAACTGACGTCATGGATATTATCAGTAAAATAGGAGGGGCCTCCATAACCATCGTGGCGACCATCGTCATGGCAGTTATATTAGAAAGCTTCGGTTTCTTCCACTGGTCAGCTGCTAAACTCGCAAATTTAGCAAAAGGTTCTGGCCACCGCTTATACTGGTACATTCAGTTATTATGTTTCCTTATGACTCTTTTATTTAATAACGATGGCAGCATTTTAATTACAACTCCAATCTTAATTTTACTTCTAAAAAACCTTCAATTAAAACCCCACCAACAAATTCCCTATTTACTAAGCGGTGCTTTAATCGCAACTGCATCTAGCGCACCGATCGGTGTAAGTAATATTGTAAACTTAATTGCATTAAATATTGTAAATATGACTCTTTATATGCATACAGCTATGATGTTTGTACCTGCAACACTAGGATTATTGTTTATGTCATGGCTCATGTACACAGTTTTAAAGAAAAAACTTCCGGAAAGGTTACCTGTTTCCTCATATGATATTGAAGAAATTTTCTTCACAAAAAACTTCCACCCTCTAAAAGGAAAAAATTCTGTTGATACGAAACAAAAACGTACAAAATTTATGTTAAAAGTGTTATTCTTCGTATTCTTAATGCGCTGTCTTCTGTTCGTCGCTTCCTTCTTATCCATACCGATTGAAATTGTCGCTGTACTCGGTTCACTCGTCCTTCTAATATGGAGATGGTACTACTTACGTACAAATCCAATCGACATTTTGAAAAAGACACCTTGGCACATTTTAATTTTCGCCTTCTCTATGTACGTAATTATTTACGGGCTCCATAACGCAGGTTTAACAGCAGCACTTGTACAGTGGCTTGAACCAGTTGTAAACCAGCACTTATTATATGCTAGTTTTGCAATGGGCGGACTCGTTTCCATCCTCTCTAACGTCTTCAATAACCATCCCGCACTTATGATTGGTACAATCACATTAACAGAAATGGGACTTGATCCAATCACATTAAAAACAATTTACCTTGCAAACATCATCGGCAGTGATATCGGTTCATTATTATTACCAATTGGTACACTCGCTTCCCTCATTTGGATGTACATTCTTAAACAAAACAAAATTAAAATAAAGTGGAAAGATTATTTAAGTGTATCCCTTATCGTTATCCCTCTCACAACAGTCGTCACATTATTCCTCTTATTTTACTGGGTACACCTATTCTTCGCCCTATAA
- a CDS encoding YkvA family protein, translating to MEQKFSVEAFWKKVKQVAKQAGQSVIYASLLLFYVMQRPDVPKRVKVVIIGALAYFITPIDAIPDFIAGIGYTDDLGALTAALLQASMYVNEDVKDKARMKLTDWFGSDIDTSFIDQKLDQ from the coding sequence ATGGAACAAAAATTTTCAGTCGAAGCGTTTTGGAAGAAAGTAAAGCAGGTAGCGAAGCAAGCGGGACAATCAGTTATTTATGCGAGTTTATTGCTGTTTTACGTCATGCAAAGACCTGATGTTCCAAAGCGAGTAAAAGTAGTGATTATTGGGGCGCTCGCTTACTTCATTACGCCAATCGATGCAATACCGGATTTTATAGCAGGGATAGGTTATACGGATGACTTAGGGGCATTAACGGCGGCGTTATTGCAAGCATCGATGTATGTAAATGAAGATGTGAAAGACAAAGCTAGGATGAAGTTAACTGATTGGTTCGGTTCAGATATAGACACATCGTTTATCGATCAAAAATTAGATCAATAA
- a CDS encoding cytochrome d ubiquinol oxidase subunit II has product MHEASIAIIILWALIFVYSILGSIDFGAGFWGMVYAKHPTLAAKLANRYLSPTWEVTNTFLVFVVVAFLGFFPKAAFTLATVMFVPVMLILVLVAIRSTFMVFAYSVPKYQHILRLISGITGLLIPALLITVLPVTEGAYITTTGGKEVLLYGKLLSSPVIYCYMLFGLTSELFLSSLFLADFSREQGAEDAYRLYRRNAIILGPATLVTAIIALVVMEPETHWLMQGLIKQFPWFTVSIGLFVIGYSSLWWTNKKYSALGWPRIAVLAVVAQYAFASYAYGIAHLPYIIYPDVTVFTSFTTKETFYALLILYAIGIAILLPGFIFFWNLFLKDRTFLKEK; this is encoded by the coding sequence ATGCATGAGGCAAGTATTGCAATCATCATTTTATGGGCTCTTATTTTCGTATATAGCATTTTAGGATCCATTGATTTCGGGGCAGGTTTTTGGGGCATGGTGTATGCTAAACATCCAACGCTCGCTGCTAAGCTTGCCAATCGGTACTTATCTCCAACTTGGGAAGTAACAAATACATTTCTTGTCTTTGTTGTTGTCGCGTTTCTCGGCTTCTTTCCAAAGGCAGCTTTTACTCTTGCAACAGTTATGTTTGTACCAGTTATGTTAATTTTAGTGCTCGTCGCCATTCGTAGTACATTTATGGTATTTGCTTATTCCGTACCGAAGTATCAACATATTCTTCGCCTTATTTCAGGTATTACCGGGCTCCTAATTCCCGCACTTTTAATTACTGTTTTACCTGTAACAGAAGGTGCTTACATTACAACCACTGGTGGTAAAGAAGTTCTCCTCTACGGAAAACTTTTGTCCAGTCCTGTCATATACTGTTATATGCTATTCGGATTAACTTCTGAATTATTTTTATCCTCTCTCTTTTTAGCTGATTTTTCGCGAGAACAAGGAGCAGAGGATGCATATCGACTTTACAGACGTAATGCCATTATACTCGGTCCAGCGACACTAGTTACAGCAATTATCGCTCTCGTTGTGATGGAACCTGAAACGCACTGGCTTATGCAAGGTTTAATAAAACAGTTCCCATGGTTTACAGTTTCTATCGGTTTATTTGTCATCGGATATTCTTCCCTTTGGTGGACGAATAAAAAATATAGTGCACTAGGTTGGCCGCGAATTGCTGTTTTAGCTGTTGTCGCACAATATGCATTTGCAAGTTATGCATATGGCATCGCACATTTACCGTATATCATTTATCCGGACGTAACGGTATTTACAAGCTTTACAACGAAAGAAACATTCTATGCGCTACTTATTCTTTATGCAATCGGCATCGCTATCTTACTTCCAGGATTTATTTTCTTCTGGAATTTATTCTTAAAAGATCGAACATTTTTAAAAGAAAAGTAA
- a CDS encoding LTA synthase family protein, whose product MKETMKSQFHNVRFTLFVALALWLKTYIITRTSFDLKLESFMQEFILFLSPLAASLLLVGLALFAKGKKRNYIALGINFVLTIVLVGNVMFYGFYNDFVTLPVLGQTSNFGSLGSSVKELFNYKIILAFADIIAFAILLKKKKDFAKTERVARPMRSLYFVSTVAIFFANLGLAETERPELLTRSFDRVMLVKNLGLYVHQVYDLGLQAKSSSQKAFADGSKLQETENYVKTTQSKPDPNMYGIAKGKNVIVVSLESLQTFLIGATVNGQEVTPFLNQFAKESYYFDNFFHQTGQGKTSDAEFLVDTSLYPLDRGAVFFTHGNNEYTATPEILRQQGYYTSVFHANNATFWNRNIMYPALGYDRYYNELDYKITPETKLNWGLKDIEYFDQSIDMLKQVKQPFYTRFLTLTNHYPFTYDDTTKLIEPYNSGDGVFDRYMVTARYLDEAMKHFIERLKAEGIYDNSVIVFYGDHYGISENHNRAMAQFLGKEEITTFDHMNLQKTPMFIHVPGQKEGKTISKPTGEIDIKPTILNLLGVDSTNDVRFGHDVFSPDNKGFVVLRDGSFITDKYMYTNSTFYNRQTGEVVQLPKEEAQPMIDRAQNELNMSDKIIEGDLLRFSESNKVKTGQVKTIIKEEKKSAE is encoded by the coding sequence ATGAAGGAAACTATGAAATCACAATTTCATAATGTACGTTTTACTTTATTCGTAGCTTTGGCCTTATGGCTAAAAACTTATATCATTACACGTACGAGCTTTGATTTAAAACTTGAATCTTTTATGCAGGAATTTATTTTATTCCTGAGTCCATTAGCGGCATCATTACTGCTTGTGGGTCTTGCATTATTCGCAAAAGGAAAGAAACGTAACTATATAGCACTGGGAATTAATTTTGTTTTAACAATCGTTCTTGTTGGTAACGTAATGTTCTACGGATTCTACAATGACTTCGTTACTTTACCGGTACTAGGACAAACATCTAACTTCGGAAGTTTAGGTTCTAGTGTAAAAGAATTATTCAACTACAAAATCATCCTTGCATTTGCTGATATTATCGCTTTCGCTATTCTATTAAAGAAGAAGAAAGATTTCGCGAAAACAGAACGTGTCGCACGTCCAATGCGTTCTTTATATTTCGTATCAACAGTTGCTATTTTCTTCGCAAACTTAGGTCTCGCAGAAACTGAGCGTCCAGAATTATTAACACGTTCATTTGACCGCGTTATGCTTGTGAAAAACTTAGGTTTATATGTTCACCAAGTTTACGATCTTGGTTTACAAGCAAAATCTAGTTCACAAAAAGCATTTGCTGATGGTAGTAAATTACAAGAAACAGAAAACTATGTGAAAACAACACAAAGTAAACCAGATCCAAACATGTATGGTATTGCAAAAGGGAAAAACGTAATCGTTGTTTCTCTTGAATCATTACAAACATTCTTAATTGGTGCGACAGTAAACGGACAAGAAGTTACACCTTTCTTAAACCAATTTGCGAAAGAAAGTTATTACTTCGATAACTTCTTCCATCAAACTGGGCAAGGTAAAACATCAGATGCTGAATTCTTAGTAGATACTTCACTATATCCACTAGACCGCGGTGCTGTATTCTTCACACACGGTAACAACGAATATACAGCAACTCCAGAAATTTTACGTCAGCAAGGATACTACACTTCAGTATTCCATGCAAACAACGCAACATTCTGGAACCGTAACATCATGTATCCGGCACTTGGTTATGACCGTTACTACAACGAACTTGACTACAAGATTACACCAGAAACAAAATTAAACTGGGGATTAAAAGATATCGAATACTTCGATCAGTCAATCGATATGTTAAAACAAGTGAAGCAACCATTCTATACTCGATTCCTTACTTTAACAAACCATTACCCATTCACTTATGATGACACTACGAAATTAATCGAACCATATAACTCTGGTGATGGCGTGTTTGACCGTTATATGGTAACAGCTCGCTACCTAGATGAAGCAATGAAACACTTTATTGAACGTCTAAAAGCAGAAGGTATTTATGATAACTCTGTTATCGTATTCTACGGTGACCACTATGGTATTTCTGAAAACCATAACCGTGCAATGGCACAGTTCTTAGGAAAAGAAGAAATCACTACATTTGATCATATGAACTTACAAAAAACACCGATGTTTATTCACGTTCCAGGTCAAAAAGAGGGTAAAACAATTTCAAAACCAACTGGCGAAATTGACATTAAACCAACTATTTTAAACTTACTTGGTGTAGATTCAACCAATGACGTTCGATTTGGTCATGACGTATTCTCACCTGATAATAAAGGATTTGTCGTTCTTCGCGACGGTAGTTTCATCACAGATAAATATATGTACACAAACAGTACATTCTATAATCGTCAAACTGGCGAAGTCGTACAATTACCAAAAGAAGAAGCTCAACCAATGATTGATCGTGCACAAAATGAGCTGAACATGTCCGATAAAATTATTGAGGGCGACTTACTTCGCTTCTCTGAAAGCAACAAAGTTAAAACTGGTCAAGTAAAAACAATTATTAAAGAAGAAAAAAAGAGCGCTGAGTAA